From a region of the Kwoniella mangroviensis CBS 8507 chromosome 1 map unlocalized Ctg01, whole genome shotgun sequence genome:
- a CDS encoding peptidyl-prolyl cis-trans isomerase-like 3 codes for MQSVTLHTSHGDIKLEIFCESVPRAAENFLALCASGSYDNTLFHRNIKGFMIQGGDPTGTGKGGQSIYGSPFNDEIRQTLRFNNRGIVAMANAGPDTNKSQFFITYGKQPSLDGKYTIFGKVIDGLDTTLDSMERVPVNAKNKPLSEIKLIGVTIHANPIADQNK; via the exons ATGCAGTCCGTCACTTTACATACCTCTCATGGggatatcaaa TTGGAGATATTCTGTGAATCGGTCCCAAGAGCAGCCGAG AACTTCTTGGCACTCTGCGCATCAGGGTCATACGATAATACCCTTTTTCATCGAAATATAAAAGGATTCATGATACAAGGTGGTGATCCGACTGGAACAGGGAAGGGAGGACAGAGTATATATGGGAGTCCGTTTAATGATGAGATTAGACAGACATTGAGG TTCAATAACAGAGGGATTGTAGCTATGGCGAATGCAGGTCCAGATACGAATAAATCTCAG TTCTTCATAACGTATGGTAAACAACCGAGTCTAGATGGTAAATACACTATATTTGGAAA GGTGATAGATGGTTTAGATACAACGTTGGATTCGATGGAAAGAGTACCCGTCAACGCTAAGAATAAACCTCTTTCAGAGATAAAATTAATAGGAGTTACGATACATGCTAATCCCATAGCTGATCAGAATAAATAG